In Marmota flaviventris isolate mMarFla1 chromosome 17, mMarFla1.hap1, whole genome shotgun sequence, a single genomic region encodes these proteins:
- the Etv4 gene encoding ETS translocation variant 4 isoform X1, producing the protein MERRMKGGYLDQQVPYTFCSKSPGNGSLREALMIPQGKLMDPGSLPPPDSEDLFQDLSHFQETWLAEAQVPDSDEQFVPDFHSENLAFHSPTTRIKKEPQSPCTDPALSCSRKPPLPYHHGEQCLYSSSSAYDPPRQVTIKSPTPGAPGQSPLQPFPRAEQRSFLRSSGTSQPHPGHGYLGEHSSVFQQPLDVCHSFTSSQGGGREPLPAPYQHQLSEPCPPYPQQSFKQEYHDPLYEQAGQAIGQGGVSGHRYPGAGVVIKQERTDFTYDSDVPGCASMYLHTEGFSGASPGDGAMGYGYEKPLRPFPDDVCVVPEKYEGDIKQEGVGAFREGPPYQRRGALQLWQFLVALLDDPTNAHFIAWTGRGMEFKLIEPEEVARLWGIQKNRPAMNYDKLSRSLRYYYEKGIMQKVAGERYVYKFVCEPEALFSLAFPDNQRPALKAEFDRPISEEDTVPLSHLDENPAYLPELAGPAQPFGPKGGYSY; encoded by the exons ATGGAGCGGAGGATGAAAGGCGGATACTTGGACCAGCAAGTGCCCTACACCTTCTGCAGC AAATCGCCCGGAAATGGGAGCTTGCGCGAAGCGCTGATGATCCCGCAGGGGAAGCTCATGGACCCGGGCTCCCTGCCGCCTCCCGACTCTGAAG ATCTCTTCCAGGATCTAAGTCACTTCCAGGAGACATGGCTTGCTGAAG CTCAGGTACCAGACAGTGATGAGCAGTTTGTTCCTGATTTCCATTCAGAAAACT TAGCTTTCCATAGCCCCACCACCAGGATCAAGAAGGAGCCCCAGAGTCCCTGCACAGATCCGGCCCTGTCCTGTAGCAGAAAGCCGCCACTTCCCTACCACCATGGCGAGCAGTGCCTTTATTCCAG CTCCAGTGCCTATGACCCCCCCAGACAAGTCACCATCAAGTCCCCCACTCCTGGTGCCCCTGGACAATCGCCCCTGCAGCCCTTTCCCAGGGCAGAACAACGGAGTTTCCTGAGATCCTCTGGCacctcccagccccaccctggcCATGGGTACCTCGGGGAGCATAG CTCCGTCTTCCAGCAGCCCCTGGATGTGTGCCACTCCTTTACATCTTCTCAGGGAGGGGGCCGGGAACCCCTCCCAGCCCCCTACCAACACCAGCTATCGGAGCCCTGCCCACCCTACCCCCAACAGAGCTTCAAGCAGGAATACCATGACCCTCTATATGAACAGGCGGGCCAGGCCATAGGCCAGGGTGGGGTCAGTGGGCACAGGTACCCAGGGGCGGGGGTGGTGATCAAACAGGAGCGGACAGACTTCACCTATGACTCAG ATGTCCCTGGGTGTGCATCAATGTACCTCCACACAGAGGGCTTCTCCGGGGCCTCCCCAGGTGATGGGGCCATGG GCTATGGCTATGAGAAACCTCTGCGACCATTCCCAGATGATGTCTGCGTTGTCCCTGAGAAATATGAAG GAGACATCAAGCAGGAAGGAGTTGGGGCATTCCGAGAGGGGCCACCCTACCAGCGCCGGGGTGCCTTGCAGCTATGGCAGTTTCTGGTGGCCCTACTGGATGACCCAACGAATGCCCATTTCATTGCCTGGACAGGCCGGGGGATGGAGTTCAAACTAATTGAACCTGAGGAG GTCGCCAGGCTCTGGGGCATCCAGAAGAACCGGCCAGCCATGAATTACGACAAGCTGAGCCGCTCACTGCGATACTATTATGAGAAAGGCATCATGCAGAAG GTGGCTGGTGAGCGATATGTATACAAATTTGTGTGTGAGCCTGAGGCCCTATTCTCTCTGGCCTTCCCGGACAATCAGCGTCCAGCTCTGAAAGCTGAATTTGACCGGCCAATCAGTGAAGAGGACACAGTCCCTTTGTCCCACTTGGATGAGAACCCTGCCTACCTCCCAGAGCTGgctggccctgcccagccctTTGGCCCCAAGGGTGGCTACTCTTACTAG
- the Etv4 gene encoding ETS translocation variant 4 isoform X2 has product MYLHTEGFSGASPGDGAMGYGYEKPLRPFPDDVCVVPEKYEGDIKQEGVGAFREGPPYQRRGALQLWQFLVALLDDPTNAHFIAWTGRGMEFKLIEPEEVARLWGIQKNRPAMNYDKLSRSLRYYYEKGIMQKVAGERYVYKFVCEPEALFSLAFPDNQRPALKAEFDRPISEEDTVPLSHLDENPAYLPELAGPAQPFGPKGGYSY; this is encoded by the exons ATGTACCTCCACACAGAGGGCTTCTCCGGGGCCTCCCCAGGTGATGGGGCCATGG GCTATGGCTATGAGAAACCTCTGCGACCATTCCCAGATGATGTCTGCGTTGTCCCTGAGAAATATGAAG GAGACATCAAGCAGGAAGGAGTTGGGGCATTCCGAGAGGGGCCACCCTACCAGCGCCGGGGTGCCTTGCAGCTATGGCAGTTTCTGGTGGCCCTACTGGATGACCCAACGAATGCCCATTTCATTGCCTGGACAGGCCGGGGGATGGAGTTCAAACTAATTGAACCTGAGGAG GTCGCCAGGCTCTGGGGCATCCAGAAGAACCGGCCAGCCATGAATTACGACAAGCTGAGCCGCTCACTGCGATACTATTATGAGAAAGGCATCATGCAGAAG GTGGCTGGTGAGCGATATGTATACAAATTTGTGTGTGAGCCTGAGGCCCTATTCTCTCTGGCCTTCCCGGACAATCAGCGTCCAGCTCTGAAAGCTGAATTTGACCGGCCAATCAGTGAAGAGGACACAGTCCCTTTGTCCCACTTGGATGAGAACCCTGCCTACCTCCCAGAGCTGgctggccctgcccagccctTTGGCCCCAAGGGTGGCTACTCTTACTAG